A segment of the Candidatus Schekmanbacteria bacterium genome:
AAAAAAAATTCGTGCGGAGTGTATTCAAAAAATAACCTCTTGTCAATATCTTTAACTCTTTAATAAAAAAGAAAAAAACTAATTTTCGCCACTACTGAATGCATAATTCGTGCCATTTACAAAGAAAGGATAAAAATTAACTAAATAATTGAATTAAAAGGAAAAAAAGAGATTATTAAGAATTAGTTTTTTTTCACTTTTGACAAAAAAAATTCTTAATGATGACATTTTGTCGGAAATTACTTGAACCAATCCTTCCAGTTGTCTGAAAGAATACCTGATTTTTTATACCTGAGCATATAATCTTTACAACTGCATTTGCGCTCTTTTGCATAGTTTTCTTTTATAAATCGAAAAATCAATGATGGAATTTTTTCTAATGTTTCTTGCACCTTAACTGCCTCATCCTTATTTTGCATTCCTTCAAAGAGAATACCTGACTGAAATGATTTCTTTCTGCCAATACCTTCAGCAACATTGGTAAGATAACAAATTGGCTGATAACAGATTTCAAGTTCCCGTGCAAGGAAACACTCAGGTGCTAAAGTCATCCCTACCAAATCTGCTCCCAAGATTTTATACATTTTGATTTCAGCAGCTGTTTCCAATCTTGGTCCCTCTGTACAAACATAAACGCCCCCCTTTTTAACATTTATTTTCATCTTCTTTGCACAATTATAAACCATATCAGCAAGGTCCGGACAAAAT
Coding sequences within it:
- a CDS encoding phosphorylase → MAVKKKCFSKVGIIGGSKAYLTIDKSWGKQISRKIIKTPFGNSAPLYIYEKDGIHFAFISRHGEKGYDVSAPFVNYRANIWALKEIGVERIVSWSGPGIINISKFKVADIVLPDDIIDETKTRKNTFFENKGIGFVRQNPVFCPDLADMVYNCAKKMKINVKKGGVYVCTEGPRLETAAEIKMYKILGADLVGMTLAPECFLARELEICYQPICYLTNVAEGIGRKKSFQSGILFEGMQNKDEAVKVQETLEKIPSLIFRFIKENYAKERKCSCKDYMLRYKKSGILSDNWKDWFK